The Melitaea cinxia chromosome 6, ilMelCinx1.1, whole genome shotgun sequence genome has a window encoding:
- the LOC123654303 gene encoding mucin-5AC-like yields MRRQARISAGGTLVARSASALQVWLWLLLFVFQNEFRISRSIQPGYLDFDNLPETNFTCAGKVIGGYYADLETSCQMFHVCTVGQQDEPMDIKFLCLNGTVFDQETRVCERVDEVDCTKSEKFYSLNLELYGSTAPPIIQPDQTKPQVKPTDQSQPQNKPSTTTDSFANDSSTTPEKVLNLSLDVVDSTEDPIQEIKRDETRNSSANLVPSKQQEVINEEYDEEEEAIDEENSDYEDEYSHPVTTTIVQSVTTTSTTTKKPFSSTVMSPPTTRQTAAPHLISSPTPSISSLPPIHSSFAPSGATSSTLDPSLLSPQEFIYRHRSPGSEAISFQRQSFRPADGVYITHAPPQQYDHFQYESSRTAPRPAHRPVPFVQRPQPTPFRSTTHDPRDQLLRPGLSTQSSEKLETSVKHRPQSFPQHLPPQQPLPFNPFYYDRKRSDDISPENESSLSARSVAPPNVTERPLPKPKNPPRVIVTASASVSDSNGKRLNYTVGHVVNAVKPIVPINYDDYKESDLIFDPFFLDVPKLQTRRKTRSSNYKKIVTVPISVTVAGNTLSKKTLTTFLPVVSHATTTKVSSTTHTSTTTAAWNPEDYVDDNYEPHAYIPPVPPLAVLMTRDQIKFIKQDRSSLNDLTKNKIKEVNSEDIHKEQPILTSVAHKISSQGVGTEATVPVTSPTPIEAPACITSRSTDCRIRP; encoded by the exons ATGCGACGTCAGGCTCGGATCTCAGCCGGCGGCACGCTTGTTGCGCGTTCCGCCTCTGCTTTACAAG TTTGGTTGTGGCTGCTGctttttgtatttcaaaatgAATTTCGGATATCAAGGTCCATTCAACCAGGG TATTTGGACTTCGATAACCTTCCCGAAACTAACTTCACGTGTGCGGGGAAGGTGATCGGCGGTTATTATGCGGACCTTGAAACCTCCTGCCAGATGTTCCACGTATGCACGGTAGGACAACAGGACGAACCTATGGACATCAAATTCCTCTGTCTTAATGGGACCGTTTTTGACcag gaaaCACGAGTATGCGAAAGAGTAGACGAAGTAGACTGCACTAAGTCTGAAAAATTTTATAGTctaaatttagaattatatGGAAGTACAGCACCACCAATTATACAACCAGATCAAACAAAACCTCAAGTAAAACCAACAGATCAATCACAACCACAAAATAAACCCAGTACTACAACAGATTCCTTTGCCAATGACTCATCTACAACTCctgaaaaagttttaaatctATCGTTAGATGTTGTTGATTCTACTGAAGATCCCATTCAAGAAATAAAGAGAGATGAAACTAGAAATTCTTCAGCAAACCTTGTCCCATCCAAGCAACAGGAAGTGATCAATGAAG aATACGACGAAGAGGAAGAGGCAATTGATGAAGAAAATTCTGATTATGAAGATGAATATTCTCACCCTGTAACAACAACAATAGTTCAGAGCGTTACGACAACATCCACAACAACAAAGAAACCCTTCTCGAGTACCGTAATGTCGCCCCCAACAACTCGACAAACAGCTGCGCCACATTTAATATCATCTCCAACTCCATCAATATCATCACTGCCACCTATTCATTCTTCTTTTGCACCATCTGGGGCTACATCGTCAACCTTGGATCCTTCTTTATTGTCACCTCAAGAATTCATATATCGACATCGAAGTCCAGGGTCTGAAGCTATTTCTTTTCAACGCCAAAGTTTCCGGCCTGCTGATGGAGTTTATATAACTCATGCGCCACCCCAACAATACGATCATTTCCAGTATGAATCTTCAAGAACTGCGCCGAGACCTGCTCATCGTCCAGTGCCATTCGTTCAACGTCCTCAACCCACTCCGTTCCGTTCGACTACTCATGACCCACGAGATCAACTTCTTCGTCCAGGACTTAGTACACAGTCATCAGAAAAATTAGAAACATCTGTCAAACATCGACCGCAGTCTTTTCCACAACATTTACCACCTCAGCAACCTTTACCTTTTAATCCATTCTATTACGATCGAAAACGTAGTGATGACATAAGTCCAGAGAATGAATCATCGTTATCAGCAAGATCTGTAGCACCACCAAACGTTACAGAACGCCCCTTACCGAAACCAAAAAACCCCCCTCGTGTCATAGTAACAGCTAGCGCATCTGTAAGTGATAGCAATGgtaaaagattaaattataCTGTTGGACATGTGGTTAACGCTGTTAAGCCGATAGTTCCAATAAACTATGATGACTATAAGGAATCAGATCTTATATTTGATCCATTTTTTCTCGATGTGCCAAAACTTCAAACGCGACGAAAAACTAGATctagtaattataaaaagattGTGACTGTTCCTATATCCGTCACTGTTGCAGGAAATACTTTGTCTAAAAAAACTTTGACCACTTTTTTACCAGTAGTATCACATGCAACTACCACAAAAGTTTCATCTACTACCCATACATCAACAACAACTGCTGCTTGGAATCCTGAAGACTATGTTGACGATAATTATGAACCTCATGCATATATACCACCTGTACCTCCGTTAGCAGTTTTGATGACTCGCGAtcagataaaatttataaaacaagacaGATCATCACTGAacgatttaacaaaaaataaaatcaaagaggTTAATTCAGAAGACATTCATAAGGAACAGCCCATATTGACGTCTGTAGCGCATAAAATCTCTAGTCAAGGTGTAGGTACTGAGGCTACAGTTCCCGTCACCTCACCGACTCCTATCGAGGCGCCCGCCTGCATTACTTCGCGTTCTACTGACTGTCGGATTCGTCCCTAA
- the LOC123654545 gene encoding glutamine-rich protein 2-like, which yields MSTSKIMTVREMIDSAFGEPDENIVNLKLVQTILIILARQLRILERKVGVEIGPSLIRSTSSLLITEIKLLANVEKKKKKAIKDTGFGADNNRGIATVKVPLVETPTYKNEPTSSSSDKSSEKTKSKSTADRTSTSGPSSSLKTSTVLTSSDKTMDKTPSREVTTDDYRKKEYHHLLEVIEQQRERELRIVDQRADSREEAKKAPTPMKSLDSIEMQFEKLLIVERVSTEEVEAEAGRSRGDREKGLQLSVVTKEQFDNLAQIVNELQEKFCSAGKPEFPDNIQLMQDLRKGASLTDAMAALQLSARLDAAETALQQMITLVTDLASSKGIDISEMEEVPQKTTTAKSRKQITKSVKKTTQEISTDTIKNKSTDAFDTEINNMIEEPSSEIINVSKIRPNMINFRDMDQAIQEVRDSLTKSVKNITSKIASNAENALKLTRKLEEKLNDTSSLNNRMNDLEALVSEYTEQINILDTGLSSQMTNYQEQLTQMQHDLETGLESMTEALANTGGDTTAVTELNLNFTNLQVDLDAMNVKQKELKENQEVLSSNLQDLWNQIELLRGTKSDRDEVADALRDKAGLGALNGLVTQAQFDAVRGDFEKRIGASYDKFNNQEIIWQKAIDDLLRELNEKADLVQVASLRDDINNNLEKLRNRINVMMDIVGEPKSAAVAKKLFRNTACLSCSSPAHMDIEEPNTIPSLPVLPNSFVPSSIKADNTSEPKEDGDHGLCYPGKPIPHPKDPRSQYCRRYCGGSHTAVPTTIKRAPAEIIISSALRNTTTGFSSNEKVII from the exons ATGTCGACTTCCAAAATAATGACAGTAAGGGAAATGATAGATTCGGCTTTTGGCGAACCAGAT gaaaatattgttaatttaaaactcgtACAAACTATATTGATTATATTGGCAAGACAATTACGCATATTAGAACGTAAAGTTGGTGTTGAAATTGGCCCCAGTCTTATTCGTTCAACTTCAAGTCTTTTGATAACAGAAATAAAGTTACTTGCTAACgtagagaaaaaaaagaaaaaagctaTAAAAGATACAGGTTTCGGTGCTGATAACAACAGAGGAATAGCGACAGTTAAAGTTCCTTTAGTGGAAACACCCACATACAAAAATGAGCCTACTTCTTCTTCAAGTGACAAATCTTCTGAAAAAACGAAGTCTAAATCCACAGCTGATAGAACGTCTACTTCTGGACCATCTTCGTCTTTAAAAACATCGACCGTGTTAACATCTTCTGATAAAACCATGGATAAAACACCTTCGCGAGAAGTAACCACTGATGACTATAGGAAAaag GAATATCATCATCTTTTGGAAGTTATTGAGCAGCAAAGAGAACGCGAACTACGAATTGTTGATCAG aGAGCTGATTCCCGAGAAGAAGCAAAAAAAGCACCCACGCCCATGAAATCATTAGACTCTATAG AAATGCAATTCGAGAAGCTGCTTAttg TAGAACGAGTTTCTACTGAAGAGGTTGAAGCAGAAGCTg GACGCTCTCGCGGCGACAGGGAAAAGGGACTACAATTGTCTGTTGTAACTAAGGAACAATTTGATAACCTAGCGCAAATAGTTAATGAGCTACAAGAAAAATTTTGCTCTGCTGGTAAACCAGAGTTTCCAGATAATATACAACTAATGCAAGACCTTCGCAAAGGAGCCTCGCTTACTGACGCTATGGCAGCTTTGCAATTGTCTGCGAGACTTGATGCTGCAGAAACGGCATTGCAACAAATGATAACACTTGTCACTGATCTTGCATCAAGTAAAGGAATAGATATTAGCGAAATGGAAGag GTACCACAAAAAACTACAACTGCAAAAAGTCGTAAACAAATTACTAAATCTGTAAAGAAAACAACTCAAGAAATATCAACTGacacaataaagaataaatcaaCGGATGCATTCGACACTGAAATTAACAACATGATCGAAGAACCAAGCtcagaaataataaatgtatctaAAATTAGACCCAACATGATTAATTTTAGAGATATGGA CCAAGCTATTCAAGAAGTTCGTGATAGCCTTACAAAATCTGTAAAAAATATCACTAGTAAAATAGCATCTAATGCAGAAAATGCGTTAAAGCTAACTCGAAAGTTAG aagaaaaattaaatgatacGTCGAGCTTAAACAATCGCATGAACGATTTAGAAGCACTAGTTTCTGAATATACAGAGCAAATCAATATTTTAGATACTGGTTTATCTTCACAG ATGACAAACTATCAAGAACAGTTAACTCAAATGCAACATGATTTGGAAACAGGCTTAGAATCCATGACTGAAGCTTTAGCCAATACTGGCGGAGATACCACAG CTGTTACtgaattaaacttaaatttcaCCAATCTGCAAGTAGATTTAGATGCTATGAATGTGAAGCAAAAGGAATTAAAGGAAAATCAAGAAGTATTGTCTTCTAATCttcaa gATTTGTGGAATCAAATTGAACTGTTACGTGGAACAAAATCTGATCGTGATGAAGTAGCAGATGCTTTACGTGATAAGGCTGGATTAGGTGCTCTAAATGGTCTAGTCACACAAGCACAATTTGATGCAGTTAGAGGTGACTTTGAAAAGCGAATTGGAGCTTCTTACGACAAGTTTAATAATCAAGAAATTATTTGGCAA AAAGCTATAGATGATCTACTTAGGGAACTTAACGAAAAGGCTGATTTGGTGCAAGTAGCTTCTTTGCgtgatgatataaataataatctcgaAAAATTAAGGAATCGAATAAATGTTATGATGGATATTGTTGGTGAACCAAAGTCGGCTGCTGTTGCGaaaaaactatttcgtaatacAGCTTGTCTTTCGTGCTCATCTCCTGCGCATATGGATATTGAAGAACCAAATACCATACCATCTTTACCAGTTTTACCTAATTCCTTCGTTCCATCTTCTATTAAAGCTGACAATACATCAGAGCCAAAAGAAGACGGTGATCATGGTTTATGCTATCCTGGCAAACCAATACCTCATCCAAAAGATCCAAG ATCTCAATATTGTCGAAGATATTGTGGTGGATCGCATACAGCTGTACCTACTACAATAAAAAGAGCTCCAGctgaaataataattagctCAGCTTTGCGAAACACAACTACAGGATTTAGTTCgaatgaaaaagtaataatatga
- the LOC123654610 gene encoding translation initiation factor eIF-2B subunit gamma, translated as MHKILEFQAVILAAGRGSRLPDVGGTVSKCLLPVGPYPVLWYSLNMLEKYGFQETLVVVLDEDKSNILNALEKCPLKIKYELIVIPSEEDWGTANSLKHISSRVTTDLIVVSGDLITNVNLNEVLNLYRKHDAALASLFFNNGPEEWIELPGLKSKAKPDRDLVCIDKETERLVFLASASDFEENVRIPRALLKKFSSISMYSKLLDAHLYVMKNWLVNYLIESDKFTSIKGEFVPHIVKKQLSKPKAPLDRKGTSERNVDIGKDIFDFAIDYGYESKIREMSAYNDHKLGSKGVYYNDVLRCYALIPSKNTFGVRVNTLSSFYLCNNKILSKWEEVTGSTLTDKIHPNSDVKTKQIDESCTVGEKSIIAEKTSIKSTFVGANCVIENKVRLTNCILMNNVTIKEGCTLQDCVIYTGATVESGCNLQYCLIGPHHVVSASSAGNHQLFAETTDNMITLG; from the exons ATGCATAAGATTCTAGAGTTTCAAGCCGTTATACTGGCTGCGGGAAGAGGATCCCGCTTGCCTGATGTAGGAGGAACAGTGTCAAAATGTCTACTGCCTGTTGGACCCTATCCAGTTCTTTGGTACTCACTGAATATGCTTGAAAAATATGGATTTCAAG AAACCTTAGTAGTGGTTCTTGACGAGGACAAGTCAAACATATTAAATGCACTAGAAAAGTgtcctttaaaaattaaatatgaactAATTGTCATACCTTCTGAAGAAGACTGGGGCACTGCAAACTCTCTAAAACATATAAGCAGCCGAGTAACAACTGATCTAATAGTTGTATCTGGAGATCTTATCACTAATGTTAATTTAAACGAAGTTCTGAACCTTTATAGAAAACATGATGCAGCCCTTGCttctttattctttaataatgGTCCAGAAGAATGGATCGAACTGCCAGGACTAAAAAGTAAAGCTAAACCAGATAGGGATCTCGTCTGTATTGATAAAGAAACAGAAAGGCTTGTATTCTTAGCTAGTGCAAGTGATTTTGAAGAGAATGTAAGAATACCCCGAGCGTTGCTTAAAAAGTTCAGTTCCATTAGCATGTATAGTAAATTATTAGATGCTCATTTATATGTGATGAAAAATTGGCTTGTTAATTACCTTATTGAATCTGACAAgtttacttcaataaaaggaGAGTTTGTACCTCATATTGTAAAAAAGCAGCTTTCAAAACCGAAAGCACCGTTAGATAGAAAAGGAACCTCGGAGAGAAATGTGGATATTggtaaagatatttttgattttgccATCGACTACGGATACGAAAGTAAAATAAGAGAAATGTCAGCATACAATGATCATAAACTTGGCAGCAAAGGAGTTTATTATAATGATGTATTGAGATGCTATGCTCTAATTCCAAGTAAAAATACATTTGGAGTCAGAGTGAACACACTTTCATCATTctatttatgtaacaataag ATACTGTCAAAATGGGAAGAAGTGACTGGTTCGACTCTCACAGACAAAATACATCCTAACAGTGATGTAAAAACTAAACAAATCGATGAGTCATGCACTGTAGGAGAGAAAAGTATTATTGCTGAGAAAACCTCCATAAAATCAACATTTGTGGGGGCAAACTGTGTCATTGAAAATAAAGTTCGATTAACTAATTGTATACTAATGAATAATGTTACTATAAAAGAAGg ATGTACACTTCAAGATTGTGTTATATACACCGGAGCAACTGTGGAGTCAGGTTGTAACCTTCAGTACTGTCTTATTGGTCCTCATCATGTTGTTTCTGCTTCTTCAGCTGGCAATCATCAATTATTTGCTGAAACCACTGACAATATGATTACACTAGGGTGA